One segment of Paramormyrops kingsleyae isolate MSU_618 chromosome 8, PKINGS_0.4, whole genome shotgun sequence DNA contains the following:
- the LOC111856970 gene encoding beta-citrylglutamate synthase B-like — MCSRVWFVTDRRISQEYPQVQILRALRQRCAEDDVEFRSLLMDQIVLTITGGQLGLRVDQELVTTYPQVVVVRVPTPWVQSDSDITVLRHLEKLGCRLLNRPQAILNCVNKFWTFQELAGHGVPLPDTFSYGGHENFRKMIDEAEPLGYPVVVKNARGHRGKTVFLARDKHHLSDLSHLIRHDAPYLFQEYVKESHGKDVRVILVGGRVVGSMLRCSTDGRMQSNCSLGGVGMMYPLSEQGKQLAIQVSNILGMDVCGIDLLQRNDGSFVVCEANANVGFIAFDQVCGMDVAGSVADYALSLLPGRLGRKGSLLSVVSSTSETGSEPEACPPASAVPEVVCAMSVGSTSSESDPELAPPPHPTPKLPDASYNFSALLASEIKLLTK; from the exons ATGTGCTCCCGGGTGTGGTTCGTAACAGACCGGCGCATCAGCCAGGAATACCCGCAGGTTCAGATCCTGCGGGCTCTGAGACAGCGCTGCGCTGAGGATGATGTTGAGTTCCGCTCGCTGCTCATGGATCAGATTGTGCTCACCATCACTGGGGGGCAACTAG GGCTGCGTGTGGACCAGGAGCTGGTGACGACCTACCCCCAGGTGGTCGTGGTGCGGGTCCCCACACCCTGGGTGCAGTCAGACAGTGACATCACCGTGCTGCGGCACCTGGAGAAGCTGGGCTGCCGGCTGCTGAACCGACCCCAGGCCATCCTCAACTGCGTCAACAAATTCTGGACCTTCCAGGAGCTGGCCGGCCATGGGGTCCCGCTGCCGGACACCTTCTCATATG GGGGACATGAGAATTTCCGCAAGATGATCGATGAGGCGGAGCCGCTGGGCTATCCCGTGGTGGTGAAAAACGCACGTGGACACCGAG GAAAGACTGTCTTCCTGGCACGGGACAAGCATCACCTCTCAGACCTCAGCCACCTGATCCGGCACGACGCCCCCTACCTATTCCAGGAGTATGTGAAGGAGTCCCACGGCAAAGACGTGCGGGTGATCTTGGTGGGCGGGCGAGTAGTGGGATCTATGCTACGCTGCTCGACGGACGGCCGCATGCAGAGCAACTGCTCCCTGG GTGGTGTCGGGATGATGTACCCGCTGAGTGAGCAGGGCAAGCAGCTGGCCATCCAAGTGTCCAACATCCTCGGCATGGATGTGTGCGGCATCGACCTGCTGCAGCGCAACGACGGCTCCTTCGTGGTGTGCGAGGCTAACGCCAACGTGGGCTTCATCGCCTTCGACCAGGTGTGCGGCATGGACGTGGCGGGCAGCGTGGCCGATTACGCCCTCTCGCTGCTGCCAGGCCGTCTGGGCCGCAAAGGCTCCCTGCTCTCAGTGGTGTCCAGCACCAGCGAGACGGGCAGCGAACCCGAGGCCTGTCCGCCAGCCAGCGCTGTGCCAGAAGTGGTCTGTGCCATGAGTGTGGGCTCTACCTCCAGCGAGAGCGACCCAGAgctggctccgccccctcaccccacccccaagctTCCAGACGCCTCCTACAACTTCAGTGCTCTCCTTGCCAGTGAGATCAAGCTATTGACTAAATGA
- the ppcs gene encoding phosphopantothenate--cysteine ligase — protein MAEAGCSTVEGSLTQEFVVPSHVQMVKGLMAEFAERHGSAGRRVVLVTSGGTKVPLESRTVRFLDNFSSGRRGASSAEYFLDAGYAVVFLHRHRSLYPYTRRYAGVNLLDGLRLEPAAGECAPARVVADQESLPGIAAVLQRYQEVKVAGLLLPVEFNTLSEYLHLLKAAAQALSNMGSEAMFYLAAAVSDFYIPASEMPEHKIQSSEGPLQLSMKMVPKMLSPLVKDWAPKAFVISFKLETDPGILLERARRALDTYHHQAVVANVLDTRRGYVVVVTQDHATELALTAAEEQARLEIEEKIVGNLVSAHSNFILQQD, from the exons ATGGCAGAGGCAGGATGTTCCACCGTGGAAGGCAGCCTGACACAGGAGTTTGTGGTGCCATCCCATGTGCAGATGGTAAAAGGCCTTATGGCGGAGTTTGCCGAGCGTCATGGGTCTGCAGGCCGTCGTGTGGTGCTGGTCACCTCGGGCGGCACCAAGGTGCCCCTGGAGTCCCGTACGGTCCGCTTCCTGGACAACTTCAGCAGTGGGCGGCGTGGGGCATCCTCAGCGGAGTACTTCCTGGATGCAGGGTATGCCGTGGTGTTCCTGCACCGGCACCGCTCCCTATACCCGTACACGCGCCGCTACGCTGGCGTCAACCTCCTGGACGGCTTACGGCTGGAGCCAGCCGCGGGGGAGTGCGCCCCTGCCCGGGTTGTGGCGGACCAGGAGTCCCTGCCCGGCATCGCGGCTGTGCTGCAGCGCTACCAGGAGGTCAAAGTGGCAGGCTTGCTATTGCCGGTGGAGTTCAACACACTCTCGGAGTACCTTCACCTCCTCAAAGCTGCGGCACAGGCTCTCAGCAACATGG GGTCCGAGGCCATgttctacctggctgctgcagTTTCCGATTTCTACATCCCGGCATCCGAGATGCCGGAGCACAAGATCCAGTCGTCCGAAGGGCCACTTCAG CTCAGCATGAAGATGGTACCCAAGATGCTGTCTCCGCTGGTGAAGGACTGGGCCCCGAAGGCGTTCGTCATCTCCTTCAAGCTAGAGACGGACCCGGGCATCCTGCTGGAGCGGGCGCGTCGCGCGCTGGACACCTACCACCACCAGGCCGTGGTGGCCAACGTGCTGGACACGCGGCGCGGCTACGTGGTGGTGGTGACACAGGACCACGCGACAGAGCTGGCCCTCACGGCTGCCGAGGAACAGGCCAGGCTGGAGATCGAGGAGAAGATCGTCGGCAACCTGGTGTCGGCTCACAGCAACTTTATTCTCCAGCAGGATTAA